The Streptomyces sp. NBC_01255 genome window below encodes:
- a CDS encoding xanthine dehydrogenase family protein molybdopterin-binding subunit — protein sequence MTQNTRTVPVGTPTDVTQNHVKGGIGESTLRPDGTLKVTGEFAYSSDMWHEDMLWGQILRSTVAHAEIVSIDTTEALVMDGVYAVLTHEDLPAAKNYGMEFQDTPVLAYGKVRHHGEPVALVAADHPETARRAAAKIKIEYRELPVITDEASATAPDAILVHEGRDDHHSGHVPHPNIVHRQPIIRGNATEAAKKADVIVTGEYTFGMQDQAFLGPESGLAVPSEDGGVDLYVATQWLHSDLKQIAPCLGLPEEKVRMTMAGVGGAFGGREDISMQILASILALRTGKPVKMVYNRYESFFGHVHRHPAKLWYEHGATKDGKLTHMKCKIVLDGGAYASSTASVVGNASSLSVGPYVIEDVEIEAIGLYTNNPPCGAMRGFGAVQACFAYEAQMDKLAAKLGMDPVELRQLNAMEQGTIMPTGQIVDSPAPVAELLRIVKARPMPPEQQWLAAGEDADVRALPGGLSNTTHGEGVVRGVGYAVGIKNVGFSEGFDDYSTAKIRMEVINGEAVATVHTAMAEVGQGGVTIHAQIARTELGVQQVTIHPADTQVGSAGSTSAGRQTYMTGGAIKNSCGIVREKVLEIGRRKFGSYHPAWANAELLLEGGKVVTDGGDVLATIADVLEGQAVEVEEEWRHRPTQAFDLVTGQGDGHVQYAFAAHRAVVEVDTELGLVKVIELACAQDVGKALNPLSVIGQIQGGTTQGLGVAVMEEIIVDPKTAKVRNPSFTDYLIPTILDTPTIPVDYLELADPNAPYGVRGIGEAPTLSSTPAVLAAIRAATGLELNKTPVRPEALTGTL from the coding sequence GCGAGTTCGCGTACTCCTCGGACATGTGGCACGAGGACATGCTGTGGGGCCAGATCCTGCGCTCCACCGTCGCGCACGCCGAGATCGTGTCCATCGACACGACCGAGGCCCTCGTGATGGACGGCGTCTACGCCGTCCTGACGCACGAGGACCTGCCGGCCGCGAAGAACTACGGCATGGAGTTCCAGGACACCCCGGTCCTCGCCTACGGCAAGGTCCGTCACCACGGTGAGCCGGTCGCCCTCGTGGCCGCCGACCACCCGGAGACCGCCCGCCGCGCCGCCGCGAAGATCAAGATCGAGTACCGGGAGCTCCCGGTCATCACGGACGAGGCCTCGGCCACCGCTCCGGACGCGATCCTGGTCCACGAGGGCCGCGACGACCACCACTCCGGTCACGTCCCGCACCCGAACATCGTGCACCGCCAGCCGATCATCCGCGGCAACGCGACCGAGGCCGCCAAGAAGGCCGACGTCATCGTCACGGGCGAGTACACCTTCGGCATGCAGGACCAGGCCTTCCTCGGCCCGGAGTCCGGCCTCGCGGTGCCGTCCGAGGACGGCGGCGTCGACCTCTACGTCGCCACCCAGTGGCTGCACTCGGACCTCAAGCAGATCGCCCCCTGCCTCGGCCTCCCCGAGGAGAAGGTCCGCATGACGATGGCGGGCGTCGGCGGCGCGTTCGGCGGTCGCGAGGACATCTCGATGCAGATCCTCGCCTCCATCCTCGCGCTCCGCACCGGCAAGCCCGTCAAGATGGTCTACAACCGGTACGAGTCCTTCTTCGGGCACGTCCACCGGCACCCGGCGAAGCTCTGGTACGAGCACGGCGCCACCAAGGACGGCAAGCTCACGCACATGAAGTGCAAGATCGTGCTCGACGGCGGCGCCTACGCGTCGTCGACGGCCTCGGTCGTCGGCAACGCCTCGTCCCTCTCGGTCGGCCCGTACGTCATCGAGGACGTCGAGATCGAGGCGATCGGCCTCTACACCAACAACCCGCCCTGCGGCGCCATGCGCGGCTTCGGCGCGGTCCAGGCCTGCTTCGCGTACGAGGCCCAGATGGACAAGCTCGCGGCGAAGCTGGGCATGGACCCGGTGGAACTGCGCCAGCTCAACGCCATGGAGCAGGGCACGATCATGCCGACCGGCCAGATCGTCGACTCGCCGGCCCCGGTCGCCGAGCTGCTCCGTATCGTCAAGGCCCGCCCGATGCCGCCGGAGCAGCAGTGGCTCGCGGCCGGCGAGGACGCGGACGTCCGCGCCCTTCCGGGTGGCCTCTCCAACACCACGCACGGCGAGGGTGTCGTCCGGGGTGTCGGCTACGCCGTCGGCATCAAGAACGTCGGCTTCTCCGAGGGCTTCGACGACTACTCGACCGCCAAGATCCGCATGGAGGTCATCAACGGCGAGGCCGTCGCCACGGTCCACACCGCCATGGCGGAGGTCGGCCAGGGCGGCGTCACCATCCACGCGCAGATCGCACGTACCGAGCTCGGCGTCCAGCAGGTCACCATCCACCCCGCGGACACGCAGGTGGGCTCGGCCGGTTCGACCTCCGCGGGCCGCCAGACGTACATGACCGGCGGCGCCATCAAGAACTCCTGCGGGATCGTCCGCGAGAAGGTCCTGGAGATCGGCCGGCGCAAGTTCGGCTCGTACCACCCGGCGTGGGCCAACGCCGAACTCCTCCTGGAGGGCGGCAAGGTCGTCACCGACGGCGGCGACGTCCTCGCCACCATCGCGGACGTCCTCGAGGGCCAGGCCGTGGAGGTCGAGGAGGAGTGGCGCCACCGCCCCACGCAGGCCTTCGACCTCGTCACCGGCCAGGGCGACGGACACGTCCAGTACGCCTTCGCCGCGCACCGCGCGGTGGTGGAGGTCGACACCGAGCTCGGCCTGGTGAAGGTCATCGAACTGGCCTGCGCCCAGGACGTCGGCAAGGCGCTCAACCCGCTCTCCGTGATCGGCCAGATCCAGGGTGGCACCACCCAGGGCCTGGGCGTCGCGGTGATGGAGGAGATCATCGTCGACCCGAAGACCGCGAAGGTGCGCAACCCCTCCTTCACGGACTACCTGATCCCCACCATCCTCGACACGCCGACCATCCCGGTCGACTACCTCGAGCTGGCGGACCCGAACGCCCCGTACGGAGTGCGCGGCATCGGTGAGGCCCCGACCCTGTCGTCCACCCCGGCCGTCCTCGCGGCGATCCGGGCCGCGACGGGCCTGGAGCTCAACAAGACGCCGGTCCGCCCCGAGGCGCTCACCGGCACCCTCTAG